The following coding sequences are from one uncultured Bacteroides sp. window:
- the tpiA gene encoding triose-phosphate isomerase, whose translation MRKNIVAGNWKMNKTLQEGVALAKELNDALAAEKQNCDVVICTPFIHLASVASLVDAAKIGVGAENCADKESGAYTGEVSAAMVASTGAKYVILGHSERRAYYGETAAILKEKVQLALANGLIPIFCIGEVLEEREANKQNEVVHAQLSGSLFDLSAEDFGKIVLAYEPVWAIGTGKTATAAQAQEIHAYIRSTIVDKYGKEVADNTSILYGGSCKASNAKELFANPDVDGGLIGGAALKVADFKGIIDAFNA comes from the coding sequence ATGAGAAAAAACATTGTTGCAGGAAACTGGAAAATGAACAAAACCCTTCAAGAGGGTGTTGCTCTTGCAAAAGAATTGAACGATGCATTGGCTGCTGAAAAGCAAAATTGTGATGTCGTAATTTGTACCCCATTTATTCATTTAGCATCAGTAGCTTCATTAGTTGATGCGGCTAAGATTGGAGTTGGTGCCGAAAATTGTGCAGATAAAGAATCAGGAGCTTATACAGGAGAAGTTTCTGCTGCGATGGTTGCTTCTACAGGTGCTAAATATGTGATTTTGGGTCACTCTGAGCGTCGTGCTTATTATGGTGAAACTGCTGCTATCCTAAAAGAGAAAGTACAGTTGGCTTTAGCGAATGGCTTAATTCCTATTTTTTGTATTGGTGAAGTGTTGGAAGAGCGCGAAGCAAATAAGCAAAATGAAGTTGTGCATGCTCAACTATCAGGTTCTCTGTTTGATCTTTCTGCGGAAGATTTTGGGAAAATCGTATTAGCATATGAACCAGTATGGGCTATCGGTACAGGTAAAACAGCAACTGCTGCTCAAGCTCAAGAAATCCATGCTTATATTCGTTCTACTATCGTTGATAAATATGGAAAAGAAGTAGCAGACAATACTTCCATTCTTTATGGAGGAAGTTGCAAAGCTTCTAATGCTAAAGAATTATTTGCTAACCCAGATGTTGATGGTGGTCTTATTGGTGGTGCTGCTTTAAAAGTTGCCGACTTTAAAGGAATCATTGATGCATTTAACGCATAA
- the ndk gene encoding nucleoside-diphosphate kinase: MIEQTLVILKPCTLQRGLVGDIIHRFECKGLQLMGMKMVRLTDEILNEHYSHLSSKPFFKRVKNSMMAAPVIVCCFAGVDAIHVVHALAGPTNGRMATPGTIRGDYSMSSQENIVHTSDSPETADAELKRFFKPEEIFDYRQATFDFLYACDEY, translated from the coding sequence ATGATTGAACAAACACTCGTCATTTTAAAACCTTGCACTCTCCAACGAGGACTTGTTGGTGATATTATCCATCGATTTGAATGTAAGGGTTTACAATTGATGGGTATGAAAATGGTAAGATTGACAGATGAAATTTTAAATGAACACTATTCGCATTTGAGTTCTAAACCTTTTTTTAAGCGTGTTAAAAATTCAATGATGGCTGCGCCTGTCATTGTTTGTTGCTTTGCAGGAGTTGATGCGATTCATGTCGTTCATGCTTTAGCTGGTCCTACTAATGGGCGCATGGCAACCCCGGGTACTATTCGAGGGGATTATAGTATGAGTTCTCAAGAGAATATTGTTCATACTTCTGATTCTCCTGAAACTGCGGATGCCGAATTGAAGAGATTTTTTAAACCGGAAGAAATATTCGATTACCGACAAGCTACTTTTGATTTTTTGTATGCTTGCGATGAATATTAA
- a CDS encoding MotA/TolQ/ExbB proton channel family protein encodes MNTLMLLAQVAANVTDSLSTSNPVLTPVSAPAEMNMLDMAMKGGWIMLILGILSIACFYILFERMYVIRKAGKEDPMFMDKIKDYILSGEIKSAVNYCRSMDTPSARMIEKGISRLGRPVNDVQVAIENVGNLEVSKLEKGLTVIATISGGAPMLGFLGTVTGMVRAFYEMANAGNNIDITLLSGGIYEAMITTVGGLIVGIIAMFAYNYLVTLVDGVVNKMEAKTMAFMDLLNEPIKK; translated from the coding sequence ATGAATACATTAATGTTATTGGCTCAAGTAGCCGCAAATGTGACTGATTCTCTCTCAACATCCAATCCTGTGCTTACTCCGGTTTCTGCTCCTGCCGAAATGAATATGCTTGATATGGCAATGAAGGGAGGTTGGATTATGCTTATTTTGGGAATTCTTTCTATAGCCTGTTTCTATATCCTTTTTGAACGCATGTATGTGATAAGGAAGGCAGGAAAAGAAGATCCAATGTTTATGGATAAAATAAAAGATTATATTCTGAGCGGAGAGATTAAGTCGGCTGTGAACTATTGTCGTAGCATGGATACTCCTTCTGCGAGAATGATAGAAAAGGGAATTAGCCGCTTAGGGAGACCTGTGAATGATGTTCAAGTAGCAATAGAAAATGTGGGAAATTTAGAGGTTTCTAAATTAGAGAAAGGTTTGACTGTAATTGCTACTATCTCAGGAGGAGCTCCTATGTTAGGCTTCTTAGGGACGGTAACTGGTATGGTGCGGGCTTTTTATGAAATGGCTAATGCTGGAAATAATATTGATATCACTTTACTCTCGGGAGGTATTTACGAAGCGATGATTACAACTGTTGGGGGGCTCATTGTGGGGATTATAGCAATGTTTGCTTATAATTATTTGGTGACCCTTGTAGATGGTGTTGTAAATAAGATGGAGGCTAAAACAATGGCTTTCATGGATTTATTGAATGAACCGATAAAAAAATAA
- the recG gene encoding ATP-dependent DNA helicase RecG, which produces MFDLGKRDIKYLSGVGPQRATLLNKELEVFSLLDLLYYFPYKYVDRSRVYLIREIDGNMPYIQLKGRILSFETFGEGRQKRLVAHFSDGTGVVDLIWFQGIKYIIGKYKAQRDYVVFGKPTIFNGRVNLAHPDIDEASELVLSSMGMQPYYNTTEKMKRSFLNSRAIEKMMATVILQLQDPIEETLPAWMLTEHHLLGLTDALKNIHFPISPSLLRQAEYRLKFEELFYIQLSLLKYSKDRQRRYRGYVFENVGEIFNLFYSQNLPFELTFAQKRVLKEIRQDVGSGRQMNRLLQGDVGSGKTLVALMSMLLALDNGYQACMMAPTEILANQHYETIKELLYGMGLRVELLTGRIKGKKRNEILSALLIGDIHILIGTHAVIEDTVQFSSLGLVVIDEQHRFGVAQRARLWSKNVQPPHILVMTATPIPRTLAMTLYGDLEVSIIDELPPGRKPIATIHQFDNRRESLYGFVHQQVAAGRQVYIVYPLIEESEKIDLKNLEEGYLHICEEFSEYKVCKVHGKMKAVEKDSQMQLFVSGEAQIMVATTVIEVGVNVPNASVMIIENAERFGLSQLHQLRGRVGRGADQSYCILVTSYKLAEDTRKRLDIMVRTNDGFEIAEADLKLRGPGDLEGTQQSGVAFDLKIANLARDGQLLQYVRNVAENIIDRDKMGVLPENAILWKQLKVLSKSNVNWGSIS; this is translated from the coding sequence ATGTTTGACTTAGGTAAAAGAGATATTAAATATTTGTCAGGAGTAGGTCCTCAGCGAGCTACATTGCTTAATAAAGAGCTAGAAGTTTTCTCTTTATTAGATTTACTTTATTATTTTCCCTATAAATATGTTGATAGAAGTCGCGTTTATCTTATTCGTGAAATAGATGGCAATATGCCTTATATTCAACTTAAGGGGCGAATTCTTAGCTTTGAGACTTTCGGAGAAGGTCGACAAAAACGTTTAGTTGCTCATTTTTCTGATGGAACTGGTGTTGTTGATCTTATCTGGTTTCAAGGAATTAAATATATTATTGGGAAATATAAGGCACAGCGAGACTATGTTGTGTTTGGCAAGCCAACAATATTTAATGGTAGGGTAAACCTTGCACATCCTGATATTGATGAAGCTTCTGAATTAGTGCTTTCTTCCATGGGAATGCAGCCCTATTACAATACAACGGAGAAGATGAAACGATCTTTTCTTAATTCTCGTGCTATAGAAAAAATGATGGCGACGGTCATCCTTCAGCTTCAAGACCCGATTGAAGAAACATTACCTGCATGGATGCTAACGGAACATCATTTACTTGGTTTGACTGATGCGTTGAAAAATATTCATTTTCCAATTTCTCCTTCTTTACTTAGACAAGCTGAATATCGTTTGAAATTCGAGGAACTGTTTTATATACAGCTTAGTCTTTTGAAGTATTCTAAGGATAGGCAGCGAAGATATAGAGGATATGTTTTTGAAAATGTAGGAGAGATCTTTAATCTCTTTTATTCTCAAAATTTGCCTTTTGAATTGACTTTTGCTCAAAAGAGAGTCTTAAAAGAAATCCGACAAGATGTAGGCTCTGGTAGGCAAATGAATCGTTTACTTCAAGGTGACGTTGGCAGTGGAAAGACTTTAGTGGCTTTAATGAGTATGCTTTTGGCTTTAGATAATGGTTATCAGGCTTGTATGATGGCTCCTACGGAAATTTTAGCAAATCAACACTATGAAACGATAAAGGAACTGTTGTATGGTATGGGCCTGAGAGTAGAGTTACTTACTGGTAGAATAAAAGGAAAGAAGAGAAACGAAATTCTTTCGGCTTTGCTAATAGGTGATATTCATATTCTAATAGGTACTCATGCGGTCATAGAAGATACTGTCCAATTTTCATCATTGGGCTTGGTCGTTATTGATGAACAGCATCGTTTTGGGGTAGCTCAGCGTGCACGGCTTTGGAGTAAAAATGTGCAACCTCCTCATATTTTAGTTATGACTGCGACTCCTATTCCACGTACTTTAGCTATGACGCTTTATGGAGATTTAGAGGTTTCGATAATAGATGAACTCCCTCCGGGAAGAAAACCGATAGCCACCATACATCAATTTGATAATCGCAGAGAGAGTCTTTATGGGTTTGTTCATCAGCAAGTAGCAGCTGGGCGTCAAGTTTATATTGTGTATCCTTTGATCGAAGAAAGTGAAAAGATTGATTTGAAAAATTTGGAAGAAGGATATTTACATATATGTGAGGAGTTTTCTGAATATAAAGTTTGCAAGGTTCATGGCAAAATGAAAGCTGTGGAAAAAGATAGCCAGATGCAACTTTTTGTTTCAGGTGAAGCACAAATAATGGTTGCAACAACTGTGATTGAAGTGGGGGTTAATGTTCCAAATGCTTCGGTTATGATTATAGAAAATGCAGAGCGCTTTGGGCTTTCTCAATTACATCAGCTTCGAGGTAGAGTTGGCCGTGGTGCGGATCAATCATATTGTATATTGGTTACTAGCTATAAACTTGCTGAAGATACTCGGAAGCGTCTTGATATTATGGTACGTACAAATGATGGCTTTGAAATTGCGGAGGCAGATTTAAAACTGCGAGGACCAGGTGATTTGGAGGGTACACAACAGAGTGGTGTTGCTTTTGACCTTAAAATAGCGAATCTTGCACGTGACGGTCAATTATTACAGTATGTTCGTAATGTTGCAGAGAACATTATAGATAGAGATAAAATGGGTGTTTTGCCAGAAAATGCCATTTTATGGAAACAATTGAAAGTGCTTAGTAAGTCAAATGTTAATTGGGGCTCTATTAGTTGA
- a CDS encoding DUF1599 domain-containing protein, which translates to MEETEKQFEHVIALCRDLFSKKLHDYGPAWRILRPASVTDQIFIKANRIRSIEVKGITLVDEGIRSEFIAIVNYGIIGLIQLELGYAESADLTNEKALKLYDKYAIKALELMLAKNHDYDEAWRTMRLSSYTDLILMKIYRTKQIESLHGETLASEGIDANYMDMINYSIFGLIKLAFER; encoded by the coding sequence ATGGAAGAGACAGAAAAACAATTTGAACATGTCATTGCATTATGCCGTGATTTATTCTCTAAAAAACTTCATGATTATGGTCCTGCATGGCGCATTTTGCGACCAGCTTCCGTAACAGATCAGATCTTTATTAAGGCTAATAGGATTAGGAGCATTGAGGTAAAAGGGATAACTCTAGTAGATGAAGGTATTCGCTCTGAATTTATTGCAATTGTAAACTATGGTATTATTGGGTTGATTCAGTTAGAGCTAGGTTATGCAGAATCAGCTGATCTAACAAATGAAAAGGCTCTGAAACTTTATGATAAATATGCGATAAAAGCATTGGAATTAATGCTAGCAAAGAATCATGATTATGATGAAGCTTGGCGTACAATGCGTCTTAGCTCTTATACAGACCTTATTTTGATGAAAATATATCGCACTAAGCAAATAGAGAGTTTGCACGGTGAAACGCTAGCTTCTGAGGGAATTGATGCAAATTATATGGATATGATTAATTATTCTATTTTCGGATTGATTAAATTGGCATTTGAAAGATAG
- a CDS encoding BT_3928 family protein, protein MKDSNRHIVEFVGVNIFRFLLAGVFICSGFVKAIDPLGTQYKIQDYLEAFGMVGWFPAYMPLLLSIAQSALEFFVGALLLFGIRKRTSATLSLLLMLFMTPLTLYLAINNPVSDCGCFGDAWVLTNWETFGKNVILLFAAVIVFFYQSKIIRFISNKTEWLVSLYSILFILILSLFCLQRLPILDFRPYKIGENISDGMNIPEGAKPSVFETVFILEKNGVQKKFTLDNYPDSTWKFIDARSVLKEKGYEPTIHDFSMMDEDTGEDITKRVLADKNYTFLLVAHRIEEADDSNIDLINEIYDYSVENGYSFYCLTSSEDSQIELWRDKTGAEYPFCLMDDITLKTMIRSNPGLMLIKNGTILNKWSDNNLPDEYDLTDKLNKLDLGQQQIEDNMRTMELVFLWFVLPLIFILGVDVLFVKKYERKQEKRN, encoded by the coding sequence TTGAAAGATAGTAACAGACATATCGTTGAATTTGTAGGTGTTAATATATTTCGGTTCTTATTAGCAGGAGTCTTTATTTGTTCTGGCTTTGTAAAAGCTATTGATCCGTTAGGAACGCAATACAAAATACAAGATTATTTGGAGGCATTTGGGATGGTTGGATGGTTTCCTGCTTATATGCCTCTGTTACTTTCTATTGCCCAGTCAGCTCTTGAATTTTTCGTCGGTGCATTGTTACTATTTGGTATACGGAAGAGAACTTCAGCTACTCTTTCACTATTGTTGATGCTTTTTATGACACCTCTTACTCTATATCTGGCCATTAATAATCCTGTGTCTGATTGTGGGTGTTTCGGTGATGCTTGGGTACTAACTAATTGGGAGACCTTTGGAAAGAATGTAATTTTATTGTTTGCTGCTGTTATTGTATTCTTTTATCAATCTAAGATTATACGCTTCATTAGTAATAAAACTGAATGGTTAGTTTCACTCTATTCTATTCTATTTATTTTAATTCTTTCTTTGTTTTGTTTACAGCGTCTTCCTATATTAGACTTTCGCCCTTATAAAATTGGTGAAAATATATCGGATGGTATGAATATTCCTGAGGGGGCTAAGCCTAGTGTTTTTGAAACGGTTTTTATTTTAGAAAAGAATGGTGTTCAAAAGAAATTTACCCTTGATAATTATCCTGATAGCACGTGGAAATTTATTGATGCTCGTTCTGTTTTAAAAGAAAAGGGATATGAACCTACTATTCATGATTTCTCTATGATGGATGAAGATACTGGAGAGGATATAACTAAGCGAGTTTTGGCAGATAAAAATTATACTTTCCTTTTAGTTGCCCATAGAATAGAAGAAGCAGATGATAGTAATATTGATTTAATAAACGAAATATACGATTATAGTGTAGAGAATGGGTATAGCTTTTATTGTTTGACTTCGTCGGAAGATTCTCAAATTGAGCTTTGGAGGGATAAGACAGGAGCAGAATATCCTTTTTGTTTAATGGATGATATTACATTAAAAACAATGATCCGCTCTAATCCAGGTTTGATGCTTATAAAGAACGGAACAATTCTAAATAAATGGAGCGATAATAATTTGCCTGATGAGTATGATTTGACAGATAAGTTGAATAAGCTGGATTTAGGGCAACAGCAGATTGAAGATAATATGCGTACTATGGAATTGGTTTTTCTATGGTTTGTCTTGCCTTTGATATTTATCTTGGGTGTTGATGTGTTGTTCGTAAAAAAATACGAGCGTAAGCAGGAAAAAAGAAATTGA
- the folE gene encoding GTP cyclohydrolase I FolE, with protein sequence MLEKEEIESPQLEELKNHYHSIITLLGEDAQREGLLKTPERVAKAMLTLTKGYHMDPHEVLRSAKFKEEYSQMVVVKDIDFFSLCEHHMLPFYGKAHVAYIPNGYITGLSKIARVVDIFSHRLQVQERMTLQIKECIQETLNPLGVMVVLEAKHMCMQMRGVEKQNAITTTSDFTGAFNQAKTREEFMNLIMHR encoded by the coding sequence ATGTTAGAAAAAGAAGAAATCGAATCTCCTCAGTTGGAGGAATTGAAAAACCATTATCATAGTATCATTACTTTGTTAGGAGAAGATGCTCAGCGTGAAGGGTTGCTAAAAACTCCTGAAAGAGTTGCAAAAGCGATGTTGACCTTAACTAAAGGTTATCATATGGATCCTCATGAAGTGTTACGCTCTGCTAAATTCAAGGAGGAATATAGTCAAATGGTTGTTGTAAAAGATATTGATTTTTTTTCTTTATGTGAACATCATATGCTGCCATTTTACGGTAAGGCACATGTGGCATATATTCCTAATGGATATATAACTGGGCTAAGTAAAATCGCTCGTGTTGTGGATATTTTTTCTCACCGTCTTCAAGTGCAGGAGCGCATGACTCTTCAAATAAAAGAGTGTATTCAAGAAACTCTGAATCCTTTGGGTGTAATGGTTGTTCTTGAGGCAAAGCATATGTGCATGCAGATGAGAGGGGTGGAAAAGCAAAATGCAATTACAACTACCTCTGATTTTACAGGGGCTTTTAACCAAGCGAAGACACGTGAGGAATTTATGAATCTGATCATGCATCGCTAG
- a CDS encoding 2-C-methyl-D-erythritol 4-phosphate cytidylyltransferase, translated as MNKYVIIVAGGKGLRMGMDVPKQFLPLEGKLVLMHTIEAFYKYDVNLNIIVVLPLEQQEYWKEKCSEFNFFIKHQVVDGGEARFYSVKNALCLIPENAYVAVHDGVRPFVSQEVIARCYQEVVAQKAVIPVVDVVDTMRYVNGDVNKTVDRNAYKMVQTPQVFESNILLKAYKQDYVVSFTDDASVVESLGIPVFLTEGNRENIKITTPFDLKIAASLL; from the coding sequence ATGAATAAATATGTTATCATAGTTGCTGGTGGTAAGGGGTTGAGAATGGGGATGGATGTCCCTAAACAGTTTTTACCACTGGAGGGAAAACTTGTATTGATGCATACTATTGAAGCGTTCTACAAATATGATGTAAATTTAAATATTATAGTAGTACTCCCTCTAGAACAACAAGAATATTGGAAAGAGAAGTGTTCTGAATTTAATTTTTTTATAAAGCATCAAGTAGTTGATGGAGGTGAGGCTCGTTTTTATTCTGTTAAGAATGCCCTATGTTTGATTCCTGAAAATGCTTATGTTGCTGTGCATGATGGTGTACGCCCATTTGTTTCTCAAGAGGTCATAGCTCGCTGTTATCAAGAGGTTGTTGCGCAGAAAGCTGTTATACCTGTTGTAGACGTAGTGGATACCATGCGTTATGTTAATGGTGATGTTAATAAAACAGTTGATAGAAATGCTTATAAAATGGTTCAAACGCCTCAGGTTTTTGAATCAAATATCTTGCTTAAAGCTTATAAACAAGATTATGTTGTATCGTTTACGGACGATGCATCTGTAGTGGAATCCTTAGGAATACCTGTCTTTTTGACTGAGGGTAATAGAGAGAACATAAAAATAACAACTCCTTTCGATTTGAAAATAGCTGCCTCCTTATTGTGA
- a CDS encoding TonB family protein, with protein MDRKRKGKYLGIFGAVMVHAVIILLLILISIAVPKPTEESGVPVLLGDALSAGGDFDPSTLVDVDLLEEKMPETEPQKAVEQDMITQTEEETVALKPKTKPKKKNVKRPEKTEAQKAAEARRLAEEKAERERKAAAKAASKKVAGAFGKGSEMGNRGAAKDAGTEGVPTGNSSSGALTGSGGYGTFDLGGRSLGPGGLPRPRYNVQDEGRVVVTITVNPAGMVIATSINRRTNTVNSALRRAAEKAAKKARFNDIESLNNQTGTITYYFNLR; from the coding sequence ATGGATAGAAAGAGAAAAGGTAAATATCTTGGTATCTTTGGTGCAGTAATGGTTCATGCTGTTATTATTTTGCTTTTGATCTTGATAAGTATCGCTGTCCCCAAGCCTACTGAGGAAAGTGGAGTACCTGTCCTTCTAGGTGATGCACTTAGCGCTGGCGGTGATTTTGATCCTTCTACTTTGGTTGATGTTGATCTCTTGGAAGAGAAAATGCCTGAAACAGAACCGCAAAAGGCGGTTGAACAGGATATGATAACACAAACTGAAGAAGAGACAGTAGCTCTTAAACCCAAGACCAAGCCTAAGAAAAAAAATGTTAAGCGTCCAGAAAAAACGGAGGCTCAAAAAGCTGCTGAAGCTCGGCGTTTGGCAGAAGAAAAGGCTGAACGTGAACGAAAAGCAGCTGCGAAAGCAGCAAGTAAAAAGGTTGCCGGAGCTTTTGGTAAGGGTAGTGAAATGGGGAATAGAGGAGCTGCTAAGGATGCAGGGACGGAAGGAGTCCCTACTGGGAATTCTTCTTCTGGTGCTTTGACGGGTTCTGGAGGTTATGGTACTTTTGATCTTGGTGGGCGTTCTCTTGGACCGGGTGGCTTACCTAGACCTCGATATAATGTACAGGATGAGGGTAGAGTTGTGGTTACTATCACTGTTAACCCTGCTGGGATGGTCATTGCAACGAGTATAAATAGGCGAACGAATACAGTTAATTCTGCTCTTCGTAGAGCTGCTGAAAAAGCTGCTAAGAAAGCTAGATTTAATGATATAGAAAGTTTAAATAATCAAACTGGTACTATTACTTATTATTTTAATCTGAGATAG
- a CDS encoding M23 family metallopeptidase translates to MNFNCVKTVLIAAMAAISLNSFSQDLIARQAPIDRKLKSVDSLALQKQIRAEQEAYPALSLYPNWNNRYVHAYANAIIPESFTIDLRGFCMPTPSTRITSPFGPRRRRMHKGLDIKVYVGDTIVAAFDGKVRVVNYERRGYGKYIVIRHNNGLETVYGHLSKQLVKPNEVVKAGEPIGLGGSTGRSSGSHLHFETRFLGIAINPALMFDFPHQDIVADTYTFRKYRRKGRARSSRKMANGTDGTIRYHKVKRGDTLSRIASKRGVSIDRLCKLNRITRKTIIRPGQVLRCS, encoded by the coding sequence ATGAATTTTAATTGCGTTAAAACAGTCTTGATTGCTGCGATGGCGGCGATAAGTCTGAACTCGTTTTCTCAGGATTTGATAGCACGTCAAGCACCTATTGATCGAAAACTGAAAAGTGTTGATTCACTTGCATTACAGAAACAGATCCGCGCAGAGCAAGAGGCCTATCCTGCTTTGAGCTTATATCCTAATTGGAACAATCGTTATGTTCATGCATACGCTAATGCTATTATCCCCGAGTCATTTACAATTGATCTTAGAGGTTTTTGTATGCCTACTCCTAGTACCCGTATAACGTCTCCTTTTGGTCCTCGTAGGAGGAGAATGCATAAGGGACTTGATATAAAAGTATATGTAGGTGATACGATTGTTGCTGCTTTTGATGGAAAAGTTCGTGTGGTTAACTATGAACGAAGAGGTTATGGAAAGTATATTGTTATTCGTCATAATAACGGTCTTGAAACGGTTTATGGACATTTGTCCAAGCAGCTAGTGAAACCTAATGAAGTGGTGAAAGCAGGCGAGCCTATTGGTTTAGGTGGTAGTACTGGAAGATCTAGTGGCTCTCATTTGCATTTTGAAACTCGTTTTTTGGGGATAGCAATAAATCCGGCTCTTATGTTTGATTTTCCTCATCAAGATATTGTCGCAGATACTTATACCTTTAGAAAATACAGACGAAAAGGACGTGCTAGATCGTCTAGAAAAATGGCTAATGGTACTGATGGGACAATTAGATATCATAAAGTTAAAAGAGGTGATACTCTGTCTCGGATAGCCTCTAAAAGAGGTGTTTCTATTGATCGTTTATGCAAGTTGAATAGAATAACTAGAAAAACGATTATTAGACCAGGGCAAGTACTTCGCTGTTCGTAA
- a CDS encoding SPOR domain-containing protein: protein MKTYSFYLSFLFLIFFVSGLEAQNIVKSLERDVLGQGKVRIHEDPRIESLLGQEYISDSLAIGNQQYIKLAGYRVQIYAGNNSRTARSEAQAIGAKVKDYFPDWKVYTTFTSPRWLCRIGDFRSIEEADAAMRKLKETGVFKEVSIVKEQINISL, encoded by the coding sequence ATGAAAACTTATTCGTTTTATTTAAGCTTTTTATTTCTTATATTTTTTGTTTCAGGTTTAGAGGCTCAGAATATTGTGAAAAGTTTAGAACGAGATGTGCTGGGGCAAGGTAAGGTAAGAATACATGAAGATCCCCGTATTGAATCATTGTTGGGGCAGGAGTATATCTCTGATAGTTTGGCGATAGGTAATCAACAATACATAAAATTAGCAGGATACAGAGTACAAATCTATGCTGGAAATAATTCTAGAACGGCTCGTAGTGAGGCACAGGCAATAGGTGCAAAAGTGAAGGATTATTTTCCTGATTGGAAAGTTTATACCACTTTTACTTCTCCTCGTTGGTTATGTAGAATAGGTGATTTTCGGAGTATTGAAGAGGCCGACGCAGCTATGCGCAAACTAAAAGAAACCGGCGTTTTTAAAGAAGTCTCCATTGTGAAGGAGCAAATTAATATATCTTTATAA
- a CDS encoding DJ-1 family glyoxalase III — protein MNTVYVFFADGFEEIEALTVVDVLRRADLKVEMVSIMSETQVTGSHGVTIVCDALFEECDFSDTLMLVLPGGMLGADYLSKHKGLCELLVDKNKKNIFISAICAAPMVLGKLNMLQKRKATCYPGYESFLKDALVIDEMVVEDANITTANGPGAAMNFSLAIVNRLVGKEKMLALIKAMGIKA, from the coding sequence ATGAATACTGTTTATGTCTTTTTTGCTGATGGTTTTGAAGAAATTGAAGCTTTGACGGTTGTTGATGTTTTGCGCCGGGCTGACTTGAAGGTGGAGATGGTAAGTATTATGTCCGAAACTCAAGTGACAGGCTCTCATGGCGTTACTATTGTTTGTGATGCTTTATTTGAGGAATGTGATTTCTCGGATACGTTAATGTTAGTTTTGCCTGGAGGAATGCTAGGAGCTGATTATTTGTCTAAACATAAGGGGCTTTGCGAATTACTTGTTGATAAGAATAAGAAAAATATCTTTATTTCTGCTATTTGTGCTGCTCCTATGGTTTTAGGAAAACTAAATATGCTGCAGAAGCGTAAAGCTACTTGTTATCCAGGTTATGAATCTTTTCTAAAAGATGCTCTTGTTATTGATGAAATGGTGGTGGAAGATGCTAATATTACTACTGCTAATGGACCTGGAGCAGCTATGAACTTTTCGCTTGCTATAGTTAATCGTTTGGTTGGTAAAGAAAAAATGTTAGCTTTAATTAAAGCAATGGGGATTAAAGCTTAA
- a CDS encoding biopolymer transporter ExbD, whose translation MLKRRAKVSPNFSMASMTDVIFLLLIFFMITSTVVSPNAIKVLLPQGKQQTSAKPLTRIIIDKDLNFYGAFGNDKEEALQFAELTPFLRSCAAKEPDMYIALYADETVPYREIVRVLNIANENHFKMVLATRSPEEKR comes from the coding sequence ATGTTAAAGCGTAGAGCAAAAGTATCACCTAACTTTAGTATGGCATCTATGACAGATGTTATCTTCTTGTTACTAATCTTCTTTATGATAACTTCTACTGTGGTTTCTCCTAATGCAATAAAAGTATTACTGCCTCAAGGGAAGCAACAAACGTCGGCAAAACCTTTAACGAGGATTATCATTGATAAAGATTTGAATTTTTATGGAGCTTTTGGCAATGATAAAGAAGAAGCTCTGCAATTTGCGGAACTGACACCGTTTTTGCGTTCGTGTGCTGCGAAGGAGCCGGATATGTATATTGCGCTTTATGCAGATGAAACAGTACCATATCGTGAGATTGTCCGGGTCTTAAATATTGCGAATGAAAATCATTTTAAGATGGTGTTGGCTACTCGATCACCTGAAGAAAAAAGATAA